One genomic segment of [Phormidium] sp. ETS-05 includes these proteins:
- a CDS encoding putative selenate ABC transporter substrate-binding protein translates to MGIKQIAWAAVVGLMLPLAACAPQPEATTSTTTGSAQPLVTGAIPDQDPEKLQRLYSKLAAYLEKELGVKVEYKPVTDYAAAVTAFKVGDLDLVWFGGLTGVQARLQVPGAEAIAQRDIDAQFHTVFIANKNTNIAPFTDISGLQQLKGRTLTFGSDSSTSGRLMPQYFLKQAGVNLQDFKGEVGFSGSHDTTIKLVEAGTYEIGALNEQVWNSRLEAKEIDLDKVQVIWRTPAYYDYHWVINPTVKQRYGEDFVTKVQQAFLKLDPQVPEQKEILDLFGAAKFIPTQNANYANIEAVGREIGKIK, encoded by the coding sequence ATGGGAATTAAACAAATCGCTTGGGCAGCGGTGGTAGGTTTGATGCTACCTTTAGCCGCTTGCGCTCCCCAACCGGAAGCCACCACCTCCACCACTACCGGGTCCGCTCAACCTTTAGTCACCGGGGCCATCCCCGACCAGGACCCGGAAAAGCTCCAACGTCTTTATAGCAAATTGGCGGCTTATTTGGAAAAAGAGCTAGGGGTGAAGGTGGAATATAAACCCGTCACCGACTACGCCGCTGCGGTAACGGCGTTTAAAGTAGGAGATTTGGATTTAGTTTGGTTTGGCGGACTGACGGGAGTGCAGGCGCGCTTGCAGGTCCCTGGCGCCGAGGCGATCGCCCAACGGGACATCGATGCCCAATTCCATACCGTCTTCATCGCCAACAAAAACACCAACATCGCCCCCTTTACCGACATCAGCGGCTTGCAACAACTCAAAGGACGCACCCTCACTTTTGGCAGCGACTCCTCCACCTCCGGACGGCTCATGCCCCAATATTTCCTCAAACAAGCCGGAGTCAACCTCCAAGACTTTAAAGGCGAAGTCGGTTTCTCCGGGTCCCACGACACCACCATCAAACTCGTAGAAGCAGGCACCTATGAAATTGGCGCCCTCAACGAGCAAGTGTGGAACAGTCGCCTAGAAGCCAAAGAAATCGATTTAGACAAAGTACAAGTCATCTGGCGTACTCCCGCCTATTATGACTATCACTGGGTGATTAACCCCACTGTGAAGCAGCGTTACGGTGAGGACTTCGTGACCAAAGTGCAGCAAGCCTTCTTAAAGCTCGACCCCCAAGTACCAGAACAAAAAGAAATCCTCGACCTGTTTGGTGCCGCCAAATTCATCCCCACTCAGAATGCCAACTACGCCAATATTGAAGCCGTAGGGCGGGAAATTGGCAAAATTAAGTAA
- a CDS encoding bifunctional diguanylate cyclase/phosphodiesterase, producing the protein MPKTSDLILTRSQLALLDVLQTPMWILDIETMQICWANRAALTLWNASSLEELLDREGHQILGGSQLQLEENIPELAPGKTLSLRWRFDFKGNSVVLKCIGSSVITESSQTALLVEFCTYVLTEAENLGTVTIKRDSQTTCWEENWLLEGVAKATNQLLTTTEEAAAIAQALEALGQATLVDRVYIFQHHYHPQTGIPLTSQRWEWVKPGVTPQIDNPDLQNVSYDDIGMWWYETLSVGRAIASSVQDLPSPAREILQAQDIRSILVVPIQIQGDCWGFIGFDDCRQERQWTETEKSILMAAAGSIGGAIARTGAEAKLAQLNARLETIVEQRTAELKTANEQLRQEIQAKAQMEEQLRYNAFHDSLTGLPNRALFMEELARVVARAKQNPDYLFAVLFLDLDRFKVINDSLGHTVGDGLLIEIAYRLQNCIANSDLVARLGGDEFAILLNNIPELSRATQVAEQIHTTLSLPFILDGPEVFTSVSIGIALSSTGYDQPEDILRDAHIVMYRAKALGRSRYEVFNTAVHQQILAMLQLENDLRRAVKSLEEKNYNPEELEISSQFQLHYQPIVALATNRIVGFEALLRWDHPELGRVSPAQFIPLAEETGLIVPLGEWVLREASHQLHLWQQQFPDQRPLTMSVNLSFRQFYQSNLIEQIDLIFAETGVDRRDIKMEITESVIMDNAEFARAILSQIKSRQIQLCMDDFGTGYSSLSYLQQLEIDTLKIDHSFVSRMEASDNNWEIVKTIVDLAHNLGMDVVAEGVETREQLDKLHSFGCELGQGYLFAPALESDRASELLATGLQMPPGYSTHH; encoded by the coding sequence ATGCCCAAAACTAGCGATTTAATCTTGACGCGCTCGCAATTGGCGTTGCTCGATGTCTTGCAAACACCCATGTGGATTTTAGACATCGAGACGATGCAAATTTGTTGGGCAAACCGGGCGGCTCTAACTCTTTGGAACGCCAGCAGCTTGGAAGAACTACTCGATCGTGAGGGGCATCAAATTCTGGGGGGATCCCAGCTTCAGCTAGAAGAAAACATCCCGGAATTAGCACCAGGAAAAACCTTGAGCCTGAGATGGAGGTTTGATTTTAAAGGAAATTCAGTGGTGTTGAAGTGCATCGGTTCTAGCGTCATCACCGAATCCAGCCAGACGGCTCTGTTGGTGGAGTTCTGCACTTATGTGCTGACGGAGGCAGAAAACCTAGGGACCGTGACCATAAAGCGGGACTCCCAAACCACCTGCTGGGAAGAAAACTGGCTTTTGGAAGGGGTGGCGAAAGCAACAAATCAATTGCTGACTACCACGGAAGAGGCGGCAGCGATCGCGCAGGCTCTGGAGGCTTTAGGGCAAGCCACCCTGGTCGATCGGGTTTATATTTTTCAGCATCACTACCATCCCCAAACCGGTATCCCCCTCACCAGTCAGCGTTGGGAATGGGTAAAGCCGGGAGTGACGCCGCAAATCGACAATCCCGACTTGCAAAACGTCAGTTACGATGATATCGGGATGTGGTGGTATGAAACCCTCAGTGTTGGGAGAGCGATCGCCTCCTCTGTGCAGGATTTGCCCTCGCCAGCGCGAGAAATCCTTCAAGCACAAGACATCCGCTCAATTTTAGTAGTGCCAATTCAGATTCAGGGTGATTGTTGGGGGTTTATCGGCTTCGACGACTGCCGCCAAGAAAGGCAATGGACCGAGACGGAAAAATCGATTTTGATGGCAGCGGCGGGGAGTATCGGTGGGGCGATCGCTCGCACAGGCGCGGAAGCCAAACTCGCCCAACTCAACGCCCGCCTGGAAACCATCGTTGAACAACGTACCGCCGAATTAAAAACCGCCAACGAGCAACTGCGCCAAGAAATCCAAGCCAAAGCCCAAATGGAAGAGCAACTGCGCTACAACGCCTTCCATGACTCCCTCACGGGCCTGCCCAACCGCGCCTTATTCATGGAAGAGCTAGCCCGAGTAGTGGCTCGCGCCAAACAAAACCCAGATTACTTATTCGCCGTCCTCTTCCTCGACCTCGATCGCTTCAAAGTCATCAATGACAGCCTCGGACATACCGTCGGCGATGGTTTGCTCATAGAAATCGCCTATCGTCTCCAGAACTGCATCGCCAACAGCGATTTAGTCGCTCGTCTTGGCGGCGATGAATTTGCCATCCTGCTCAACAACATCCCCGAACTCAGCCGAGCCACCCAAGTCGCCGAACAAATTCACACCACTTTAAGCCTCCCTTTCATCCTCGACGGCCCAGAAGTCTTTACCAGCGTCAGCATTGGCATCGCTCTGAGTTCCACCGGTTACGACCAACCCGAAGACATCCTCCGGGACGCTCATATCGTCATGTACCGCGCCAAAGCTCTGGGACGATCGCGCTATGAAGTCTTCAATACCGCCGTACACCAGCAAATTCTGGCCATGCTCCAGCTAGAAAACGACCTCCGGCGAGCCGTTAAATCCTTGGAGGAGAAAAACTACAACCCTGAAGAGTTAGAAATCTCCAGCCAGTTTCAACTCCACTACCAACCCATAGTCGCCCTTGCCACGAACCGCATCGTCGGCTTTGAGGCTCTATTGCGCTGGGATCACCCAGAACTAGGCAGAGTTTCCCCAGCCCAGTTTATCCCCCTCGCCGAAGAAACCGGTCTCATCGTCCCCCTTGGGGAGTGGGTATTGCGCGAAGCCAGCCACCAGCTCCATCTCTGGCAGCAGCAATTTCCAGACCAGCGCCCCTTAACTATGTCCGTTAATCTCTCTTTCCGCCAGTTTTACCAATCCAACCTCATCGAGCAAATCGATTTAATTTTTGCAGAAACTGGGGTCGATCGCCGGGACATCAAGATGGAAATTACCGAAAGTGTTATTATGGACAATGCCGAATTTGCCAGAGCCATTCTGTCCCAGATTAAATCTCGGCAAATTCAGCTCTGCATGGATGATTTTGGTACTGGCTATTCATCCCTGAGCTATTTACAGCAGCTAGAAATCGATACTTTGAAAATTGACCATTCCTTTGTCAGCCGCATGGAAGCCAGCGATAATAATTGGGAAATTGTCAAAACTATTGTTGACCTAGCGCACAATTTGGGCATGGATGTGGTAGCCGAAGGGGTGGAAACCAGGGAGCAACTGGATAAACTCCACAGTTTCGGATGTGAGTTGGGGCAAGGATACTTGTTTGCCCCAGCATTAGAGAGCGATCGAGCCTCCGAGTTACTGGCAACGGGGCTGCAAATGCCACCTGGTTACAGTACCCACCATTAG